The DNA window GCCAAGGGTCTTGAACGATCCCTCCGGTGTCTCCACCGACAGGCGCGAGGGATCGCCCACGCGAATCTCCAGCGCCTTGGCAAAGCGCTGGCGGATCTGCTCACCGGCATCGAGCTTGAAGTTGCGCGGCTCCTCGTCATCCTCGCTCACGCGAATCCAGATTTCCTTGCGCGCTTTGAGAATGATCCATTGATTGCGCGGTACGGGCGCAGCCTGCGCCTCGGGCTCCGGTTCGGGCGTGGCAGCGGCTGCCACCGGCTGTTCCGTCGCCTCACCAGCGGGCTGTTCCGGCTCCTTTGCATCGCGGGCGACGGGCTTGGCGGGCGCTTCGCTCGCCTCTTCGGCGGGCATCTCCGCTTCAGGTGCCGGCTCTTCGGATTGCGTTGCCGCGGGCTCTGGCTCTGCAGGCTCTGCTGCTTCGGGCTGGTTGGCGTATTTCGTAACCTTGGGCGGCTCATCCGAGCCGACCTGGTAGGCGATTACAATCGCGACGAGCAGCGCGACCACGCCGAGCACGAAGGGCATCGGGCCCCAGCTCTCACGCGGTGCGGGAGTCGGGCCGTCCGAATTGGAGCCGCCCTGCGAAACACCGCTGCGACTCGAACTGCTCTCGCCGCCCTGCCCCGCACCCGGGCCATGGGTTTTGAGAAACTCGTCGAAGCGCTCCATCACTTCCTGCTGGGGAAGCGCCAGGGTGCGCGCAATGGTGCGGACAAATCCCTTGAGGAACACGGGCGCGGGCAGGCTCTCGAAGTGGTCGGCTTCCAGGTCGATGAGCACCTGACGGCTGATCTTGGTCACCTGGGCAAGGTCCTCGATGGACACGCCCCGTGCCTCGCGCTCAGCTCTCAGAAACCGCCCAAAACTTTCCATGTGTTCCTTCGGTCTCCCCGATCAGCGGGCATAGGGAAGCGGCTGCGCATTGTTGCGCGGGTTCCGCTCGCTCTTTCTGGATTTCTCTGCTTCGGTGGGTTCCACCGGGCGCGGCGTACACTTGAGTCGCTCGGTGTAGCGGCGCGCCTTGATGGCCAGCTTGCCCTCTGGATCGGCATCGATGACATCCCAGAAGTCGTTGCAGGCCTGGGGGAACTGCTTGAGTTTCAGGCGCATTTCCCCGCGCAGGAACACCGGGTCATACCAGTTCGGGCAATACTTCACCGCCAGCCCCATCTCATCGATGGTGCTGCGCGGCTGTCCGAGTTCCACGTAGGCACGGCCCAGCGTGTAATGGGCAAAACACTGCGCGCGGTTGCGATCGATCGCCTGCCGGCAGTAGTCGACGGCCTTGGCATACTGTTTTTTGCGCAGGTAGACCTCGCACATGTTGGTCAGCGTCACGTCGGGACTGCGGTGCAGATCGTCGCTCAGTGCAATCTCGAACTGCTCGAGCGCTTCGTCCAGGCGCCCGATCTCTGCATAGGCAATGCCCAGGTTCGTCCGTGCGTTCGAGAGCTTGGGATCGAGATCGAGGCCCTTCTGGAAGTTCTCGATCGCCTCGGTAAAGCGTCCCTGACGCATGTAGATCAGCCCCTTGGCGTTGTAGACCTCGGGGTATTCGTCGTCGGCCTCTTCGGCTTTCAGGCACTCGGCCAGCGCCATGGGGTAGCGGCGCTCGTCGAAGTGCTCCAGGCACAGGGCGACCCGGGCTTCGGCTTTCTTGCGGGCGTCCTTGTCGGCGCACCCGCTGAGCATGAATGCCAGCACGGGGACCAGCAGCAGGCACAGGGCCGCGCCGGGGAGGAATTTTTTCAGCATCTTGGGCATCGTCATGTTGTTTACCATATCGAGAGAAGGCGACCGACTTTATCGAGCCGATTGGCGATCTCTTCGGCGCTGAGCGCCGGCTGTGCCGGAGCGGCCACGGGAGCCGGCTCCTCACCCGCGAGTTCTTCTTCCAGCGAGGCCATGGCCGCCGCCTCGGGCTCCGGTGCGGCTGCGACGGGCTCAGGGGCCTCGGGCTCCGGCGCGGGGGGCGCGGGGGCTTCCCAGCCGGAGGCCGTGGAATCCCCCTCATCATCGTGTATCCCACCGAAGTCGATATCGGCGGTCGTATCGCCAATTTCGGAGGATTCTTCTTCCTCTCCGAAGAGATCATCGCCCGCGGAATCGTCCTCTCCCGTGCCGAAATCAATTGCCTCGGACTCAGGCTCGGCCGCCGGTGCGGCCTCCTCTGCCGGGGCTTCGGGAGCAGGCGCCTCGGGCTCTTCGACGTCGATGGAGAAGGAATCCTCACTGTCTTCGTCGCCGAAATCGATTCCGAAGTCGCCGTCCGGCTCGGCGACCGGCGGCTCAGCAGCCGAAGCCGCGGCGTCCACCACCTCGTCCATGAAGCTCAGGTCGTCGGGCGCGCCCCCGACCGGGGCGGCAGCATCATCGAGTACATCGCTCACAGCCTCGTCGGAGAGCAGGTCGTCTCCTGCATCCCCCGCGACGTCGATGGCAATGTCATCGCTTTCATCGATATCGATGTCGAAGGACTCGACGGGCGCCTCGGGCTCAGGCTCGGGCTCCGAGAAGTCGACTTCTTCCTCGATCACGTCCTGGGGCGTCGCCTGTTCGACGACTTCAACGATTTCTTCTTCGTCGCCGTGCTCGAACATGGAGTCGAACTGGCTGTCGAGCGCGCCATCGAGATCGCCGGTCTCATCGCCGCCGCTGAAGGGGTCGGCTGCGGGCCTCTCTTCGGCGCCAAAGCCTTCCAGATCATCGAGCCCGGCAATGGTCTCGTCCAGGCTCTCGCCGCTTTCGCCGGCTTCCCGCACCACCTGGGCCACCAGCGGGTCGATGGTATCTTCGTCCTCAAGGCTCGCAATGTCGATTTCTTCGAGCGACTCGGCCTGCACCGGCTCGGGCTCGATGGGGGCGGCCTCGGCCAGGTCGAGTTCCTCGATCGGCTCGGCCTCTTCGATGGTTTCGAGCTCCATCTCGGCGGACTCAACTTCCATGGGCTCGACTTCGACCGGTTCGGGTTCGGCCGCGTGCATGTCGTCGAAGGGATTGACGTTCTCGATGTCGACGGGCTCGCCCGGATGTTCGGCCTCGTATTCGTCGAGCACCGACTTCACACCGGGCTCTTCTTCGGCCTCCACCAACTCGATGTCGCTCTCGCCCTCGATATCGTCGAGGTCGATCTCTTCCATCTCTTCGGAAATATCGACGAGCGAGGGATCTTCCTTGGCTTCTTCCTGGGCGGCGAAGCCGTCCAGGTCGGCGCGGAATACCGGAAGCGAGTTGTAGAAGGCAATGCGCTCATCGGGCGGCATCTTGCGGTACTGGGCGTTGTCCATGACAAAGCCCATGGACTCGGCAAAGTCGAGCGCCATGGACTCCACGTCGGCAAATTGGTCGCGGGAGATTTCCCCCTCGCTCCAGGAATAGATGCGCGCGACGTGGCTGCTCTGATGATAGAGGTAGATCCACATCCCGAAGTTGCCCGTGTCGAACTGCGCCGAGCAGATGTAGGCCATCGTCGGTTCGGGCTCGGGAAGATCCGTCATCACCGCCGGATTATTGAGCGACGTAATAACGGAGACCACTCGTTCGGGTGGGGTATCCAGATGATTCAGTGATGGATCGAGTTCAAACATGAACGGCTG is part of the Chrysiogenia bacterium genome and encodes:
- a CDS encoding helix-turn-helix domain-containing protein, giving the protein MESFGRFLRAEREARGVSIEDLAQVTKISRQVLIDLEADHFESLPAPVFLKGFVRTIARTLALPQQEVMERFDEFLKTHGPGAGQGGESSSSRSGVSQGGSNSDGPTPAPRESWGPMPFVLGVVALLVAIVIAYQVGSDEPPKVTKYANQPEAAEPAEPEPAATQSEEPAPEAEMPAEEASEAPAKPVARDAKEPEQPAGEATEQPVAAAATPEPEPEAQAAPVPRNQWIILKARKEIWIRVSEDDEEPRNFKLDAGEQIRQRFAKALEIRVGDPSRLSVETPEGSFKTLGGATKPRTWNFPLSEDARAELSELSANFVEPEPEAPAAQPEPAASAEPSAPASSESTEAPADQPAE
- a CDS encoding tetratricopeptide repeat protein; the encoded protein is MTMPKMLKKFLPGAALCLLLVPVLAFMLSGCADKDARKKAEARVALCLEHFDERRYPMALAECLKAEEADDEYPEVYNAKGLIYMRQGRFTEAIENFQKGLDLDPKLSNARTNLGIAYAEIGRLDEALEQFEIALSDDLHRSPDVTLTNMCEVYLRKKQYAKAVDYCRQAIDRNRAQCFAHYTLGRAYVELGQPRSTIDEMGLAVKYCPNWYDPVFLRGEMRLKLKQFPQACNDFWDVIDADPEGKLAIKARRYTERLKCTPRPVEPTEAEKSRKSERNPRNNAQPLPYAR